The sequence tatacatatgtacacaagATAATAGATATGAAAGCACTCGGTAAGCTATCAAGGGCTACACCCTTATCATTGCCTTGCCCTATTCTGAAGGCCTCATTATAGACTTTACTATCCCTGCCACTCACGTACTGATCACGTATAGTATTGTCTCATACTGTTATTTACCTATTTCACATGTACATGTCTCATCTTCCCAGCCAGACAAGGCGACTTGAGGGGAAGGGCCTTGTCTTGCTCTTCTATTTCCCATTACAAAGTGCTCTGAGCATAGTACACAATTTAGCATTTGTTGAGTTAAGCTGATTTTCTGTGAACTGACTAGTTTTAAATCTCTGGGGAATTTGTTCTCTCAAAAAATCCTACAGTAAATCAATTGGGAAATtcaaggtttttttaaaaaaaaccctaatttaAGCTTTTGAATAAATCCAAAATTTGCAGACTAGATTTGCTTAAAGACAGATACTTCTTGGGAACATAAAGACAGCTGTCTAAGAGTCCTTATTTCTAAGGCTGTAGCACACATGAAAAAAGCAGATGGGAGGAGGCACATGAGCAAGGCAATCCCAACTGGCTTGACGTTGGCACAGGTGGGTGGCTGGAGTTGCAGAATGAAGGCTGCAGAAATGGGGCCCGGAGATCTGCCACTTTTAAATGGTCAGTacttccctcctggctgcttctaGGTGCCAAGGGCCAAATAGTCCATTCTCCACTAGAAAAAAACTAGGTGATCCCCACAGTTCCAGCATGCCTCAAGTgatgctacacacacacatacacacacacgcacaaagtCCAGGGACACCCACCCCTAAACTGTCCCCCTGTACAAAGTTCTGGGACTCTCCTTGCAATCTGGCCCTTTCCCACTGCTCCAGGAAACGTCCCAATTTGTCCCTCTACATACCCTGGGGCATCTCCACGAAAACCCTCTCTCCCCCATGCTGAGATGCCCTTACAGCCAGTGCCTTCATCCGCAACCCATGACAAACCTACCCCGAACCTGTTCCCTCCCACACAGCCCCAACTTCTTCCCTACACACACTACTGGAACGCCCCCCTCAATCTAGCCTCCCCCACATAACTCTCTCCCAAATTGCTCCCTCTCACTCTGACTGCAGACACTCCTCCAGCCAGCCTCCTCCCACTTGGCTGTAGGTGGTCTCTGAAATGGCCAAGGCCTATTTCCTCCCTTGAAACTGAGGGTACCCCCACAGCTGTTCTTGTCCCTGACATGCCTAGAGCATTCTCATAGGCTGTTTCTTCCCCCAAAGACCTTGGACAGCTCCATAACCTGGCCCCAGGCACACAGGTGTGAGATGTCCCCACAGCCTGGCTGCCCCCGGCCAGTCCCAAAATATTCccacctcctgtctcatcctctgAAGCCCCCACTCCCCCTGTGGACTGTCTCCTCAGCACGGTCAGACCTGAGACACCCACGTCCGCTTCTGCTCCTGAGGACCCAGTCACCCACACCGCAGCAGGCGCACGCCCTGCCATGGGAGCTCCTACAGCTGCAAGCAcccccagaggcagaggcaccCTCCCGGCCTCGGGAATGGCTCCACCGTGTCTCCTTCTCCACAGGCCTGAGACACCTTCAGAGCCTGTCTCCCCCTCCACAGGTCCAGGAACCCTGGCAGCTGTGGGCCCCTCAGTGGCCAGTCTCCTTCCCCATATGCCTGAGCCGTCATCCCCAGAGCCCGTATCCCCTACCATTGGCCCTGGAAGCCCGGGAGCTGTGGGCACTCCCACGGCCATGGAACCTCTAGCAGCCACAGGCCTCCCAGCAGTCTGCCTTCTTCCAGACAGGCCAGAGACATGCTCAAAGATGGTCCCCTCCCCCACAGACCCCAGCAGCCCCACAGCCATGGACACTCCTGTAGTCTGTCTGCCTCCCAACAAACCTGAGACACCCCCAGAGCCAGTCTTCTCCGCCATGGGCCCAGGCATCCTGGTCGAGGTGGGCACCTCCATCCTTGTGGGACCCTTGGCATCTGCAGGTCCGCCCACTGTCTCTCTTTCACCCCACAATTCTGAGCCAGTTTCCTCTTGCACAGGCCTAGGCACCCTGGGAGCCACGGGCACCCCACTAGCTGCAGACAGCCCCACAGTGCCAGGCATTCCTGCAGTTTGCTGCCTCCCTGACAAGCCTGAAAAGCCTCCATCACCAGGCTCCAGCTCCACAGAACCAGGCACCCTAGGAGCCAGAAGGACTTCGGTGGCCACAGGAGCCCTGAccctctgtctctgtccccaGGGTCTTGGGATACCCCCAGAGTCAGTCTCCCCCCCAAGCCCAGGCCCCTCAGGCACCACAGGAACCCCAATAGTCTGTCTCCTCCCCCATGGGCCCGGGAAGGCCCCAGAACCACAATCCTCCCCGCCAGACCACAGCTTCTCCCGAGCCACGTGTCCCCCTGAAGCCACGGATTCCTCCCCGCCTGACCACAGCTCCTCCTGAGCCACGGGTCCCCCTGAAGCCACGGATTCCTCCCCGCCAGACCACAGCTCCTCCCGAGCCACGGGTCCCCCCGAAGCCACAGATATTCTGGCAGCCCGAGTCCTTTCCCACAGGTTCAAAATGTCTCTAGAGCTGCCTTCCTGACACACAGGACCAGACGCCCACACAGCAGCAGGCACTCTGGCAGGCACCTTTCCAGAGCCGGGCACACCCATTGCCATGAGGACCCCTGCTGCGGCACACCCCTGCCGGGGCACATCTGCTGCCCTGGGTATGCCCACCGTCTCAGACACCCCCACAGCCTGCCTCCTCCCACACTGACATGCAACATCTCCACAGCCAGCCTCCTGATCCACTGACCCAGGGACCCCTAAAGCTGGAGGCCCCAGACTCTCTGGCTCCCC comes from Homo sapiens chromosome 17, GRCh38.p14 Primary Assembly and encodes:
- the LOC122526780 gene encoding uncharacterized protein LOC122526780 gives rise to the protein MSRETRRGALPRLRRGEQAAKMPGRCVGPSRSGRGVRRPWGKRRGAGTSRGRGARRRAKPSEWETRCVSAERPQGRQRPWGTRQAAETADAAGANEALGAPGTPGSIEAARDPGAVWVNGAVGEPEVVGLAGAVWVTGSGEEETEDRSPRGCERKGRPGSLGHESILHLWLKVQAMRAASGCGEGSRVELHPVPAGEGPVERGVPGRASWVETSRGGLTGPWVKEQARGIPRAPSGPTALGLGAAYERALGFCGQGQAGRVPPASVPGALASSSEMAPHLWRGEAVGVPETGEEIGYGFVSGPCEKEQTMGEPGTVGWTGAVGAPRAMEGELGCGGAAGLWGRGQSPQIPGALTHEAVCGATPGVWGRGQAVGVSDAVEEEPTSVGAAGVCYRRQAVEETDSVGMPGPWGTGYSVGVPCAAEEETRCGGDPGFRERGQPVWVETGSGGDPGSRGAAQTAESSCPGEQAAGSGGAPGLWGIQQATGVPRALGKDTGCVSVPGLWGAGQMVRVPQAVVVPGALGEELSHSGGLGLWDGQQALGGPPAEAVPGLGEETCSGNVLSPWERRQAVGEPESLGPPALGVPGSVDQEAGCGDVACQCGRRQAVGVSETVGIPRAADVPRQGCAAAGVLMAMGVPGSGKVPARVPAAVWASGPVCQEGSSRDILNLWERTRAARISVASGGPVAREELWSGGEESVASGGPVAQEELWSGGEESVASGGHVAREKLWSGGEDCGSGAFPGPWGRRQTIGVPVVPEGPGLGGETDSGGIPRPWGQRQRVRAPVATEVLLAPRVPGSVELEPGDGGFSGLSGRQQTAGMPGTVGLSAASGVPVAPRVPRPVQEETGSELWGERETVGGPADAKGPTRMEVPTSTRMPGPMAEKTGSGGVSGLLGGRQTTGVSMAVGLLGSVGEGTIFEHVSGLSGRRQTAGRPVAARGSMAVGVPTAPGLPGPMVGDTGSGDDGSGIWGRRLATEGPTAARVPGPVEGETGSEGVSGLWRRRHGGAIPEAGRVPLPLGVLAAVGAPMAGRAPAAVWVTGSSGAEADVGVSGLTVLRRQSTGGVGASEDETGGGNILGLAGGSQAVGTSHTCVPGARLWSCPRSLGEETAYENALGMSGTRTAVGVPSVSREEIGLGHFRDHLQPSGRRLAGGVSAVRVRGSNLGESYVGEARLRGAFQ